One genomic window of Procambarus clarkii isolate CNS0578487 unplaced genomic scaffold, FALCON_Pclarkii_2.0 HiC_scaffold_97, whole genome shotgun sequence includes the following:
- the LOC138360144 gene encoding uncharacterized protein — protein MDKVQAFVESGKPEDLEGCTKDQLKQIAEKCGIRLKASKVAGMKDEILRQLRAKNEAAEQGAQKGAESRKEDDGQDEVRSQGSSRSSKSSRSSRSSRNRSLERFQLELQIQQQREERQFQLEKMKLELQMKNEAEKEKEKTRLEIEKEKARLEVEKEKEKTRVRELELEQEKEKEKTRVRELELEQEKEKAQVEKEKERTKQMQIEANRTLAEQRIEHGLPESTTQVSHPPDVRVREKDIPLFVPEEAESFFEHFEKVASIKEWPQEEWAQLVQLRLTGAAREAYTQLSLEECQDYATVKSSILRSFQLTPEAYRKRFREMIKVGACTFAETARDLERRFQKWIEAAGVGSYADLKQLMVMEKFLEMMHPETKFKIQEAGMKEVKDAADRADMITEAYKSLRENRVRSEARRSNGRSNGVWGGRNYERPRRVWGEKNFDKWADKSKYPKTQKSRSRTSSESEDGGAKRETNRYPGNQESSRTPQSASSVPGPRNSHASGQSQSYSGTYRRDFTQMRCYNCNGLGHVMRDCRQGKRVVTLAMCDPRSKYINVFQDKPQRANLVNERYRPFMSKGWISIGGQPEVEVGILRDTGANQSLITRSLIGNNRRLAGSGKMKVYGLLSESDMPVCTVQLRSEYVSAEVMLGVCPDIPVPGVQVILGNDLCGTRVLPRVVAETVPEECPEGHCTGGTPESVNLTDIRGDESGDRQAIENPVSVVMKAEVADEGDAGEDETVSIQPVEDIDVDIAWLFDEGPAQENEVSVRSKVKMAQPKKNHVKRADLSRAQTAEIKSRKVNATVLSRNEERCGHTEDGSRASNCPRAQRHRDSGVKLFEMSRVDMFHRKRGEKIVKKSNSRENERRRDSMCGEMLTSTLGEARRRVRSSAVGCNTVPEETFRERRRVEGEEMEWYRGEKCGKRMMMQAWRNRRKPRTRWRSNKAMSWINEETKGRIVGEDEGVKYDDRRRKYNGSRWKYEDDRGGTDSRCLTLDEKRRRRGNGGWRQ, from the coding sequence atggataaggtgcaagcgtttgtggagtcaggcaagcctgaggatttagaaggttgcacgaaggatcaattgaaacaaatagcagaaaaatgtggcatcaggttgaaagcatctaaagtagctgggatgaaggatgagatcctgaggcagttaagagccaaaaatgaagcggcagaacaaggagcccagaaaggagctgaaagtagaaaggaggatgatgggcaggatgaagtgagatcccagggatcgagtaggagcagcaagagtagccgcagtagtaggagtagccgaaataggagcttggagagattccagttagagctccagatccaacaacagcgtgaggagagacagttccagctggaaaagatgaaattagaactccagatgaaaaatgaagcagagaaggaaaaagaaaaaaccagactggaaatagaaaaagagaaagcaagactagaggtggagaaagaaaaagagaaaaccagagtaagagaactggagttggaacaagagaaagaaaaagagaaaaccagagtaagagaactggagttggaacaggagaaagaaaaagcccaggtcgaaaaagaaaaagagagaacaaaacaaatgcagatagaagcgaatagaaccttagctgagcaaaggattgaacatgggttgccagagagcaccacccaggtatcacacccaccagatgttagggttagggagaaggacattcccttgtttgttcccgaagaggcagagagcttcttcgagcattttgagaaagtagccagcatcaaagagtggccacaggaggaatgggcccagctggtccagttaagattgaccggtgcagccagggaggcatacacccaattgtcgctggaagagtgccaggattacgccacagtaaagagcagcatattgcgctcgtttcagttaaccccagaagcttataggaagcgcttcagagagatgatcaaagttggagcgtgtacgtttgctgagacagcaagagatctggaaagacgattccagaagtggattgaggctgctggagttggatcttacgctgacctgaagcaactgatggtcatggagaagttcttggagatgatgcatcccgaaacaaagttcaagatccaagaagcagggatgaaggaggtgaaagatgccgcagatagggcggatatgattaccgaagcatacaagagcttgagggagaacagagtgagaagcgaggcgagacgcagcaatggcagatccaatggagtctggggaggaagaaattatgaaagacccagaagagtctggggtgagaaaaattttgataaatgggcagataaaagtaagtaccctaaaactcagaagagtaggtcgcgcacttcatctgagagtgaggatggaggagcaaaacgagaaactaatcgttatcctggaaatcaagagtccagtagaaccccacagagtgcaagtagtgtacctggcccgaggaattctcatgcgagtggacagagtcagagctactctggcacatatagaagagactttacccagatgagatgttacaattgtaacggattgggtcacgtgatgcgagattgtcggcagggcaagagagttgtgaccctggccatgtgtgacccccgaagcaaatatatcaatgtgttccaagacaaaccacagagagcgaacttagtgaacgagaggtataggccgttcatgagcaaaggttggatcagtataggaggccaacctgaggtagaagttggtatcttaagagataccggagctaatcagagcttgattacgagaagcctgattgggaataatcgacggttagctggcagtgggaagatgaaagtatatgggttattgtctgagagtgacatgcccgtttgtactgtccagctaaggtcggaatatgtgtcggcggaggtgatgttgggagtgtgccccgacatacctgttccaggagtccaagtgatcctggggaatgacttgtgcgggacaagggtgttgccgagagtcgtagcggagactgtgccagaggagtgcccagaaggccactgcacgggtgggacacctgagagtgtgaacctgactgacatccgaggagatgagtcaggagaccgccaagccattgaaaaccctgtctcggtagtgatgaaggcagaggtggccgacgagggagacgctggagaagatgagacagtgtcgattcagccggtggaagatatcgacgtagatatagcgtggctgtttgatgaagggccagcccaggaaaatgaagtctcggtgaggtcaaaagtgaagatggcccagccgaagaagaatcatgtgaagagagcggacctgagtagagcccagactgctgaaattaagagtcggaaggtgaatgcaactgtgctgagtaggaatgaggaaagatgtggacatactgaggacgggagtagagcgtcaaattgtccacgagcacagagacatagggatagtggagttaagttgtttgagatgtcaagagttgacatgtttcacagaaaacggggagaaaagatagtgaagaagagtaatagccgagaaaatgaaaggagaagagacagtatgtgtggagagatgcttacgagcactctgggagaggcaaggcgacgtgtacggtcgagtgctgttggatgtaatacagttcccgaagaaacttttagggaacgaagaagagttgaaggagaagaaatggagtggtatagaggtgagaagtgtgggaagaggatgatgatgcaagcatggaggaatagaagaaagccgaggactcgatggaggtcaaacaaggcgatgtcttggataaatgaggagacgaaagggagaatcgtcggtgaagacgagggagtgaagtatgatgacaggaggcgaaagtataatggcagtagatggaagtatgaagacgacagaggaggtacagacagtagatgtctgactctggacgagaagagaagaagacgaggaaacggagggtggagacagtaa